Genomic DNA from Acetilactobacillus jinshanensis:
AGCATATTTTAACTAATATTGAAAATGGTCACTTTAATCTGGCTCGCCGTAAGATGTCATTATTGGTTGCCAGTCGTGATGTTCGTAGCTTTATCAAAGATGATAACCAAACGGCAATTTACGAATCATATCGTTTACTTCTTCGTCATTTGCCAGTTAATCCGAAGGTTATTATTTATGAATCATTTATTGGTCGAAGCTATGCTGATAATCCGAAGTACATTTATCTATATATTCAGAAGCACTATCCAAATCAATTTATTCATGTCTGGATCGCTGATGATGAAAACTATGACAAGATCAAACGTGAATTAAAGACTGAACCAAACACGATCGTGGTTCGTAAATTCGGTTTTGAATACATGTATTACTTAGCTACGTCTAAGTATCAGATCTTCAACATGCGTCAGCCACGGTGGTTCATTAAGCGACCTGGAACAACGTTTATTGAAACCTGGCATGGAACACCGTTAAAGCACTTGGTATTTGATGAAGATAATATTGCTAACGCACCGTTATATAAAAAGGGCTTCTATTATCAAACCAAGCAATGGGATCACCTATTAACTGATAATGAATTTTCATATAACGTCTTTAGTCATGCCTTTATGTATCCAAAGAACAAGATGTTAAAGACCGGTTACCCACGAAACGATATCTTAAGTAATCCACATCGTGATCGAATCGCTCGTGAGGTCAAGTTGAAGTTAGGGATTCCGCTAGATAAGAAAGTAATCTTATATGCACCAACTTGGCGTGACGATCAGTATCTAGGCGCTGGTAAGTATAACTTCCAGTTAAAGTTAAATATTGGCAAGATGAAACGAGTCTTAGGTGACCGCTACGTTCTGGTTCTACGTACTCATTACTTCGTTACCAACCATTTGAACCTAGCTAACTATGGCAATTTCGTCTTTAACGAATCGGGCTATGATGATATTTCAGAATTATACTTGATTGCTGATTTATTGATCACCGATTACTCAAGCGTCTTCTTTGATTACGCCAACTTGAAGCGACCGATTTTATACTTTGCTTATGACTATGATCGATACGCCGGTGTCCTGAGAGGATTTTACCTGAATATGCAGAAAGATCTACCTGGACCGATTTTAAAGACCAGTGATCAGGTCTTATCCGCAATTTTACACATTGGCCAGGTTAAAGCTAAGTACCATGATCGTTACCAGAAGTTTAACAAACGGTTTAATTCCTGGGATGACGGTCATGCTGCTAAGCGAGTCGTCGACGTGATTTTAAATCATAAATAATTCAAGATTTTGATTGAACGGGATGAATTAGTTTTCATCCCGTTTCGTTTTAGAATTAGTGTAATCGTTTACATTTGTTTCATGACGACAGCATAATATCGTTAAGAGACCCATTGCAATAGGGTTCTGGATTTGGGCATGGTGATAAACATAAAATTTAAATAAATATCGATATGTCAAATATAACCCTTTAAAAGACGGGGTGGGTTCCTTATAATACTAAATGTTATCGATTTCACTAAATCGACAACGCAAATTTAGATTAATTTTATTAATGCTTAAAGGTGGCTAGTCATAATTATGGAGAGTACTAAACCAAAACGTACAATTTCAATGACTACAGCAATTACTTATTTTGTGGTTTCATTAATTTTTAATTCTGCGGGTAACGTTTTAACGTTAGTCAGCAGTGCTAAGATCCATGTTAAGATCTTAGGATCTGCTTACTGGACCGCTGCTGAAAATAATTTCGGCTTTGCGTTCCATTGGAGCTTATTCTGGGCTTTCTTAGGCTTAGGTTTATTAACGACCATGCTTAACTTTATTTTAATTGGTCATTGGAGCTGGAGCCGTTTAATCGGGAACTTAATTTTCTTAATTCCGTTCTCATCATTAATTCAATTTTTTGATGGCGTATTTAGCAATTATTTCCCGGCAACCAGTAGTATCTTAGGAACTATCGTTTATGTCTTTGTTAACTTCTTAGGTGTAACGTTTATTGCGGTTGCGATTTCGATTTATCAGCGTGTCAATCTAGCATTGCATCCAGCCGATGATCTTATGCAGATCCTGCGTTTTAAGTATTTTGACGGTAGTGCTGCAAAAGCAATGTGGTGCTCATACATTCCACCGACTTTAATTGCTATTGCTGCAGTTGTTATGGATGGTATTTTCCAGGGCAGTTTCTTAACGGACTAGCTAACTTTGGACTTGGTACTGTCTTCGCATTCTTATTCCAGGGTGGTATTACCGGTTGGTCCGATAAACATATCTTCCCTAGTTTAAAGCATCAGGCACTTGATGTTGGTAAAATTGAAGATTAATTAAAGATTAAAATCATAAATAAAAAAGGAGCACTTCAAATTTTGAAGCGCTCTTTTTGTATGGCTTTAGTATGGTTAATCAGAAATATCGCTTTAAGGTCGGTTTTAACAACGTGTGTTTGATCGGTAACTTTGGTGTATTAATTCGATAGATGAGGTTAATTACAGCTTTAGAACCCATTTGATGAGCTGGCTGCTGAATTACTGTCATCCCGTGATCTAGGAATTGATAGAAGAAATCATCGTCAAACGTTGCTAACTTGACGTTTTTAATGTGTGATTTTTTGATTTTGAGTAAAATCTGCTTAAAGATCGTGTTATTAGCAGCAAAAAGACCATCACATGCTTGGTTAATGATTAATTGACCGGTTAGTTTTTCAACGTTGGTCGCTTTGCGATTACTTTCCTGAATGATATCAGGATCGTAAGTAATGTTATTAGCATCTAAAGCTTTTTTGTAGCCAATCATTCTTCTGGTGTTGACGTCAGGGACGGAACTGTTAATAAAACCGATTCGTTCGGCACCATTGTGAATTAATGTATTAACGGCTTCAAAACTGCCTTTAACGTTATCAACTAAGAGCGTGTCAAAGTGATTAACTTCTTTTTTACTAGGAAGTCGGTCAACAAAGATCGTTGGCGTGTTTCGCAGAATTTGCTGATAATTATCAATAACGCCGGTACTAATAATAATTAAGCCGTCGACCATCTGATTTAATAGGTTATTGATATCTGCATATTCATGCTCAGGTTTTTCATCAGTGTTGGTGATCATGATTTGATAGCCACTTAGACGGGCTTGATCTTCAGCACCACGGACTAATTCAGCATAGAACGGGTTAGTAATGTTAGGCAAGATCATCCCAATCGTCCGTGACACTTTGGTTCGAATTTCTCGTGCGGCTGTGTTAGGGTGATAACCTAACGTTTTAATAATCCCGTTGATTAAATTTCTAGTCTTTGCTCTAACTCTGGGGCTGTTATTAATGGCTCGAGAAACCGTTGCCTTTGATACGCCAGCGCGCTTGGCAACTTCTTCGATCGTGATCTGTTTTTTCATGTAATCATCTTTTTATGAATTTAATTTCTTTATTGCATGTAATATTATAATACACGAACTCTAATATTACCGGTATGACGATTTATGAATTATTTATGTTCATTTAATTGTTTTTATTTTAAAAATTGATTAAGATATTAAGTAACACATGTTATTTAATAGGGGGTGCTTTATGTGCTGAGTCAAACTAAAAGATATTTAAAAGAGAACGGATATTATTATAAGAAGACTTATATTCGTCCGTTAATGGCCCCTGATAATGTTTATGTGTTCCGTTTTGGTCGCTACCGTCTAAATAATCGCTTAATAATTCGATATGGACATCGCTGGACC
This window encodes:
- a CDS encoding bifunctional glycosyltransferase family 2 protein/CDP-glycerol:glycerophosphate glycerophosphotransferase; its protein translation is MKFSIITASSRRDSRRLLDLESNLEAQSDHDFEWIIACNQSNLDLHSTNFKIKQVHFSPDTLGAALNQAVKAASGEDLIFVDVDDYMTLDAIKDLDAMSNQLDNHTIIDLNTYDTYEPKNIFINSIQKNNSSEDALPQTPYKINNFHPVYREFSYANVPLNNLNDYPDYQTWLKDKYWIYEGTDLYSQMKPTLMMAGKVIPASMIKTTGAQFDPYNHLYPNVNFMILILLQTDRILKLSDYHYVLVGHNDPINDPSLCQINSSHRWSEWLNACLTSIQILNHSNNYQLKRAFSQFTIIYLHRYFYKAIAMDLHSVGSIHHDFKLLQHYLTELDDAAYEPINPLSKHILTNIENGHFNLARRKMSLLVASRDVRSFIKDDNQTAIYESYRLLLRHLPVNPKVIIYESFIGRSYADNPKYIYLYIQKHYPNQFIHVWIADDENYDKIKRELKTEPNTIVVRKFGFEYMYYLATSKYQIFNMRQPRWFIKRPGTTFIETWHGTPLKHLVFDEDNIANAPLYKKGFYYQTKQWDHLLTDNEFSYNVFSHAFMYPKNKMLKTGYPRNDILSNPHRDRIAREVKLKLGIPLDKKVILYAPTWRDDQYLGAGKYNFQLKLNIGKMKRVLGDRYVLVLRTHYFVTNHLNLANYGNFVFNESGYDDISELYLIADLLITDYSSVFFDYANLKRPILYFAYDYDRYAGVLRGFYLNMQKDLPGPILKTSDQVLSAILHIGQVKAKYHDRYQKFNKRFNSWDDGHAAKRVVDVILNHK
- a CDS encoding LacI family DNA-binding transcriptional regulator; its protein translation is MKKQITIEEVAKRAGVSKATVSRAINNSPRVRAKTRNLINGIIKTLGYHPNTAAREIRTKVSRTIGMILPNITNPFYAELVRGAEDQARLSGYQIMITNTDEKPEHEYADINNLLNQMVDGLIIISTGVIDNYQQILRNTPTIFVDRLPSKKEVNHFDTLLVDNVKGSFEAVNTLIHNGAERIGFINSSVPDVNTRRMIGYKKALDANNITYDPDIIQESNRKATNVEKLTGQLIINQACDGLFAANNTIFKQILLKIKKSHIKNVKLATFDDDFFYQFLDHGMTVIQQPAHQMGSKAVINLIYRINTPKLPIKHTLLKPTLKRYF